The following DNA comes from Arthrobacter sp. SLBN-83.
CAGACCGGATCGCCTTCCTTGATGACCCAGTCGACCCCGTTGACGGTGACGCAGCGGTCGGTGGTGGGCCCTGGCACGTTGACGCCGCAGCGCAGGATGACCAGCGAGGGATCGCCCCAGGCCGCGGTGCCCTGGCTGTTGGTCTTCCGCAGCTTTGAATCGCCGATGGAATCGGGCAGTGCCAGCATCATCGGCGCACAGGCCGGGTTGGCGGCGTCCTTGGCGGCTGTGACGTCCACTGCGGGTGAGCAGGCGGTCAGG
Coding sequences within:
- a CDS encoding DUF3515 domain-containing protein, producing the protein MHQPHLPLSARAARMAVVGAVAALSLTACSPAVDVTAAKDAANPACAPMMLALPDSIGDSKLRKTNSQGTAAWGDPSLVILRCGVNVPGPTTDRCVTVNGVDWVIKEGDPVWTLTTYGREPATEILMDPDKISSATVLADLAAAAAKVPSVRNCVGQEDLQNLPKSQ